In one window of Helianthus annuus cultivar XRQ/B chromosome 17, HanXRQr2.0-SUNRISE, whole genome shotgun sequence DNA:
- the LOC110921595 gene encoding embryogenesis-associated protein EMB8 — MAKLPFTTKHLFFTPSFKPLTTRFTTMSATKPHPSLELSGGGLDSFLPAFTTLNQPYQAYPIVGSNTHVETIFAYYFRSTPDVRFRRQCLRTKDNGTVSLDWIVGDDRNLSPKSPVLILLPGLTGGSGDSYVRHMLLRARKKGWRVVVFNSRGCGHGPVTTPQFYSASFLGDISEVVEHVSSRYPDANLYAAGWSLGGNIIVNYLAQESENCLLSGAVSLCNPFNLVYANEDLRKGFNIVYDKALASSLRRIFKKHAPLFEEMSDEYNIPAAANCKSIREFDEALTSVSFGFKSVDDYYSKSSSSNSIQRVCKPLLCIQAENDPIAPARAIPREAINANSNCMLIVTPEGGHLGWIAGDEAPFGCPWTDPVVMDFLEYLEKIKSNSFFKPDEKTHALQATVN; from the exons ATGGCCAAACTCCCCTTCACAACCAAACACCTCTTCTTCACTCCTTCTTTCAAACCCTTAACAACCCGCTTCACCACCATGTCCGCCACTAAACCGCACCCGTCTCTCGAACTCAGCGGCGGTGGTCTCGACTCATTTCTTCCGGCTTTCACCACTCTTAACCAACCCTATCAAGCCTACCCCATCGTGGGCTCCAACACCCACGTGGAAACTATTTTTGCCTATTACTTCAGGTCAACCCCTGATGTCAGGTTTCGCCGTCAGTGTCTCCGGACCAAAGATAACGGCACCGTTTCACTTGATTGGATCGTTGGCGATGATCGTAACTTGTCCCCCAAGTCTCCTGTTCTCATTTTGCTG CCGGGGTTGACAGGAGGAAGTGGGGATTCGTACGTACGTCATATGTTATTGAGAGCGAGAAAGAAGGGGTGGCGCGTGGTGGTTTTCAACAGCCGTGGTTGTGGTCATGGCCCTGTTACCACACCTCAG TTCTATTCAGCATCATTTCTGGGGGATATTAGTGAAGTAGTAGAGCACGTTTCCAGTCGTTACCCGGATGCAAATTTGTATGCTGCCGGTTGGTCTCTTGGAGGAAACATTATCGTTAATTATTTAGCTCAG GAATCGGAAAATTGCCTCCTTTCTGGTGCTGTGTCGTTGTGTAATCCTTTCAATTTGGTTTATGCCAATGAGGACTTACGTAAGGGATTCAATATAGTTTATGACAAAGCACTTGCATCTTCACTGCGCAGAATCTTCAAGAA GCATGCTCCTCTATTTGAAGAAATGAGCGATGAGTATAATATTCCGGCAGCTGCCAATTGTAAATCCATTAGGGAATTTGATGAAGCGTTGACAAGCG TTTCTTTTGGTTTTAAATCTGTGGATGATTACTACTCTAAATCAAGTAGCTCGAACTCTATACAACGTGTATGCAAGCCTTTACTATGCATCCAG GCCGAAAATGATCCGATTGCTCCTGCTAGAGCGATTCCTCGAGAAGCTATCAAT gcGAACTCAAATTGTATGTTGATTGTTACACCTGAAGGTGGACACTTAGGGTGGATTGCGGGTGATGAAGCTCCCTTTGGATGTCCTTGGACGGATCCTGTGGTGATGGATTTTCTCGAATATTTAGAGAAAAtaaaatcaaactctttttttaaACCAGATGAAAAGACCCACGCATTACAGGCAACTGTAAATTAA